Genomic window (Rosa chinensis cultivar Old Blush chromosome 6, RchiOBHm-V2, whole genome shotgun sequence):
GGATTAGATGGGAGATTAAAGGTTGTGGGCATTAAAGTCGGAATGCATGGATGTGGCTCAGGATCTGCTCTCCTAGTAAATGCAGAGGTGGATTCCATGGGTGGAGTGGTTGACGGCGGAGTTGGTGTTGGTTTGAAAACATCTCCGCGCCGAGCAGCAATTGAGAAGGCTCAAGCAGAGCTTCGGTATTCTTTTCTTATTATTTCTTTCAATTCTCACGCCTTGTAACTTCTGCCTTTGATACTTTTCCTACGTGCATGATGTATATAATGACCTGTCATTTGCTGCTTACAGACAGGAATATGATGTGCGGGAGGAAAGGAGAAGGGAGCTAGAATTTCTTGAGAAAGTATGCAAATTTGATCTCTCAGTGGTTATTTATCCTTCACTTCTATCTGTAGTGATCATCATCATGTGATTTATCTCCTGAATTTCAGGGTGGCAATCCTTTGGACTTCAAATTTGGGAATGCAGCTTCTGTTAGTGTCCAGTCTACTTCCCTCACTGATCAGCATCCAGAACAGTTTGTGACCAGGTAGGTTCAATGGTACATAATTGGATCATGTTATTGCATGATTTTTTGTTGATTGGCTAAATTGTAttcaccttttcttttttttcaaattttggttGCTATTTTTTCAGTGAAGCAAAAGGTAGTTTTGCATTGACTGCATCACCTCGTGGGGACTCTGTTGAAAGTAGTGGTCGACCAGAGGTTCCTACACTTTGTGAACCCAACAGTGCTGATAATCTCTTACTTTTTGATGGGGACAATGATACACCGGAAGGGGAAAGGAAATCTATGCATATTAGTAGAAGAAATAAAATTGCTCCATCAGAACAGTCTTCCCAGATGGATGGGACTCAAAATGCCAAGGAATCAGAAGACTCAGCGATTTTCCGTCCTTATGCTCGAAGGAACAGGTCCAGACCAAATCGTGATGGTACTCGTTCAAGTTCAACTGATGTACAGGGCCGTGGTGGTCAAGGGTCTTCATTACCTTCTCGCGGGACGTTAAAGAATCCCAAGGGACCGGTATTTGAAACAAACAACCAAAAGGACCAGAATATACCTTCGGTCACTAATCTAAAGTCTGTGAAGTCTAATGGTGATTTTGCTTCTAGGGTTGCAACTTCTGATAATCAGTTGGATATGGACTTTGATGGGGTGCAGGCTCCTGAAATATTTACTGGTCCAGCAAAAGATAGTGCTGAAAAAAAATTGGATGTTACAGCTACTGAAAGTTTGAAAGAGAGCCAACATAATCAACCATCTCAGACTGATACTCAGGAAATTCCAATTGCTGCGGTTTCGGGGAGATCTGATGAGAGGGAGCCGTTAGCTTCGTCTGTTCTTGAATGTCTTCGTTGTGAAGCTACTACAAAGACCGAAATTGATATTAGTTCTGTCCAGGTGAATGGATTTAGTAATTTAAATAGAGAGAGTAAAAGTGTACCAAATGAAGGTCAAATTAGCAGTGCAGCGGGCACAAAGGGGTTAGATTCAGAATCTTCTTGTACCCAAACTAGTGTAGGATTAGATGTAAATAATGATACTGACGTATGTACTACAAGGAATGCTGATAATGCAAATATCATGGAAACATCAGATGTTGATGGGGCACAAAATCCAGCTGGTGATGAAATGTTACTAGAAAAGAATGAAAGCAGAGCTGTTGACAGTAGTCCCATGATTAATGATCCTCATGCTTCTGATTTTCAGAACAATCGGTCAGGCAATACTGAAGTGAAAGTTGAGGAAGATATGAACGAAAGTAGATCTGAAGTGCGTAATGAAGTAAAGCTTCATCCAAACACTGAGGGAGAGCAACAAAGTGGTTGTACTGTATCAGAAGCTGAAAAGAAACTGGATGATGTGGTGGATAATGGTTCCAACATCAAGAAAGAGAACTCTTCTGGCAGACCCCAGACTCCTCAGGATTTATCTATGTGTGAGCCTCCTGAAACTATTTTGCCAGGGATAGACTCTGCCAAGGGTTCAGACTGTCAGACTTCTAGTAGTCACTTTAAAGTGGTAGACAAGGCACATGAAGATTCTATTTTGGAAGAGGCTCGGATGATAGAGGTTAGTTACCCCTGCGATATTTATGATGTCTTACTTTCAAACATTGAGGGAGCACCTTACTTAATTCATGAAATGTAAATCAGGCCAAGCGTAAGAGGATTGCAGAATTATCCGTTCGTTCTTTACCCTCGGAGAATCACCGAAAGTCTCAGTGGGATTTTGTCCTTGAGGAAATGTCATGGTTGGCCAATGATTTTGCTCAGGTATGACCTTGTGATTATAGCCATTTTGTGGAATTTGTCCATGCATTATATTCCTTCCCTCCTGTCTTTAATTTTTGGGAAAGATGATTCTGCAATGAGATCGTAAATGTATATCCATGTTCTTTTTGTTAATAGGAGCGCCTTTGGAAGCTAACTGCTGCTGCTCAAATATGCCATCGTGTCGCTTTTACATCACGGTTGAGAATTGAagagcaacaacaacaatggGGGATTAAAAAAGTGGCTCATACCCTGGCAAATGCTGTCAACCAATTTTGGCATTCAGCTGGGACCCTATTGTATGCTGATGATTCAAGTGATTGTCACAACATCACCAAGAGCAATTTGAATTCGAGCAAAGTAAGATTGCTTTCTTTGTCTTAGGTGGGAGTGAATACGCTAAATTATTTGATTGCTGCTTAATGTTGAATTCATTTGCTAAAAATGTTTGGTCTATAATAGTTTATACGCCATTGATATTGTGCATATGGGGCCAGAAGATATCAAAACTTATGTCTTATTCCTGTGTTCATATGCTGGTTATTTACCTATTCAAAAAATATGTTGATCTAATCATTGCAGGAGCCTTGCAAAGAGTTGGAGCTACAATGGAGCAACAACTTTTCACTTTCTatgcagcggtatgcagtgagatttttgaagtataACAGCTCTCTTGGTCCTCAACTTCAAGCACAAGCTCCTGCTACTCCTGAGAGATTGTCTGATTTAGGCATTACAGAAATGTCATGGGAGGACCATCTTACAGAAGTATGGTCATGTTTCTTAATGTTCTTTTTGATTCAGTGAAAAATATAAATGTTGACATTTACCAGCCATTCTCTCCCCCTCTCTTCTTTCTCCTCTCACACACAGACAAAAGCACACAACAAAGGTGATTATTACTACAAATAAAGAACAATTAGTTACTTATTTCAGATTCCTATGTCTTATATCTTGGAGAAATTGTATTGGCGTGTTTTTGAGCTGTACTTGCGTTATATAAATTGGTGTTTAAAATCTCATTAATTTCACGGGGACTTGTACCTCTAACGCGTTAGAGGCTAGCTATCCATCTAAACCACTAGATAAACCTAAGGTCTGCTTTAAACTTATATGTTTTTCGTAGATTTGTAAGGTCATTTTAAAAAAGTTGAGCTTTTCCCTTTGGCAGGAAAACCTCTTTTATGCAGTTCCATCTGGGGCACTGGAAACCTACAGAAGATCAATTGAATCTCATTTGGTTCAGTGTGAGGTAAATGCATGACCATCAATTTGACTTATGTGTTGCCTTGATCTGGTTCACGAGGGAAATCTTTGGAATTTCAAGTAGCTGTTGGTGCATGATCTGTATGGATAGGTTGCTGGTGTCTAGGAGTACTATGTACTCTAGAATTTCTCTCATATGTTTTGTTTATtaaaggaatatatatatatatatatatatttatttaatttatatattttatgttTCTATAATATAAACCATTGCTTTTGCGCACAGTTGCTTATGATGATTTGATAATGttgtaattattttatttattgttatgcttACTGATTAGTGACCTGAAACTTTCAGAGAACTAGCAGTAGCATGCAAGAAGAGGTTGATACATCCACGTATGAGGCTGGAGCTGGTACGTGCTCgtacaattttgatataattaattttttattgtgTAGCGAATCTTGTGCTCATTTTAGTTTTAACTGTCAATGTCAGAGTTTGATAGTCGAGAGACTTCCGCATACGATGAGGATGAAGGAGAAATAACATGCACCTATTATTTGCCTGGGGCCTTCGAAGGTAGCAAGTCATCAACATTTAATCAGAAGAAGCGGAAGTATTATAAGTCATATAATCCTAGGACACATGAAGCAGGAGCTGATTTTCCCTATGGACAAACAGCAAATCAACAGTTCATGTTGATGGGGAAAAGGCCTGCTAGTCTTAATGTTGGTTCAATCCCAACAAAACGTGTGCGCACTGCTTCCAGGCAGAGGGTTGTTAGTCCATTTGGTGCTGGAGCTACTGGGAATGTTCAGGCTCAAATTAAGACAGATGCTTCTAGTGGAGATACTAATTCTTTTCAGGATGATCAGAGTACCTTACCTGGCGGATCCCAGTTCCCTAGAAGTATGGAGGTGGAATCTGTTCGTGATTTTGAAAAGCATCCACAATGTGACTATGCAGAAACATCAAAgcataaaaagaagaagaaggcaaaGCATCTGGTACATAACTGCTCATATTTCAACTGTACTAGCTTATCCTTGGAATAATATTGAAGCTTCTACAGTTGTTTGCCTACTTGAAATTATTTCATTTGTATATGGTTGCAGGTTTCCGCTTATGACCAAGTATGGCAGGTGGATTCACCTACTCATAATGAGCAGGTAATTCCTATATTCGGTAGAGATGATCTGGGGGTCTgctctcttgattttttttttttcggttttcctattatttcttttttatttttactttttactgtttactttcttttatgttttactattactATATGTTTCATGTTTTATATAATAGGCATCTTTTTGTTTTGTAAGCCTACTCAACattttttatattcttttttcatTCGTTTCCTTCAATCAAGAGTTATTCTCTGAACATTCTGAGGTGGTATAAAATAATTGATGGTGCCTAAATCATGCAGAGGGATCATTCAAAAAAGAGATTAGAAAGTCATCATTTTGAGTCCAATGGAACATTTGGTAAATGCCTTGACCAAgatatatttaatttttaaaatttatcaTTTTATATAACAAATCGCGTGCTATTCTCTGTCACTTATATAATACTGTGTTCTTTGTAGGTTTATATGGGCAACATAATGCAAAGAGGCTGAAGATATCAAAACAGTCTCTAGACAATACTTATGACGGTATAACTCCAATGACTGGGTCCATTCCTTCTCCAGTGGCGTCCCAAATGAGTAATATGACCAATCCGAGTAAATTGATGAAGTTGATCGGTGGTCGGGACAAGGGACGGAAAGCTAAATCAATGAAGGTACTCCTGGTGATTTCCCATTTGAGATTCTGCTAATGTGCTACTTTTTAATGATATGGTTTATTTGTTAGCACTATGTTCTTACCTATAGTCTTGTACTGCTTTCTTATACTCTGAGTTTGCATTAAACTTGGTTTCAGATGCCTGTTGGGCAGCCAGGTTCTGGAAGTCCATGGTCACTATTCGAAGATCAGGTTAATACATCATTATTATCTTTTCTCAAATCGTTCCTTCTTCAGTTGTTTTAGAGTTGCCAGTAATACTCTAAAACCTTTTTGTCTTTGCTACATTAGGCACTTGTTGTTCTTGTACATGATATGGGTCCAAATTGGGAACTCATAAGTGATGCTATCAACAGTACTCTGCACCTAAAGGTTGGTATTACTACTCCAACATCTTCTTTAATTATCTTCACTGATGATGATCTATGATGTATATGAAGAGTCTAGAGCGGAATACTATTTTCTTTATAGCGAAATTGTTCTCTATTTTTATATTCATCATTTTCCCTTTGAAGTAATCCTGTTAGTTTTTAGTCTAATTTTTGGGTGTCTATCTGATTGACTTTGTAAAATACAGTGTATCTTCCGCAAGCCCAAGGAATGCAAGGAGCGTCACAAAATTTTAATGGATTTGAATACTGGTGATGGGGCTGACAGTGCTGAAGATTCAGGGTCATCACAGCCTTATCCATCTACAATCCCTGGCATTCCAAAGGcaagagtttttaatttttcttccactTCAGTATTCTTCCTCTGAAGTACAAATCAGCTAAATGTTGGTCCATGTTGAGCATGAGAACTACATACTACAGATCTAATTAAGCTACGTTTGCTCATTGGTGTTTCTGCACTTAATGCAGGGAAGTGCTAGACAGTTATTTCAACGCTTGCAAGAGCCAATGGAAGAGGACACTCTCAAGTCTCATTTTGAAAGAATAATTAAGATTGGGCAGAAGCATCATTATAGGAGGAGTCAGGTTCGTGACAGTAACTATGGATTTAATCTCTGCAGATCCTTTTGTGGTGGCTCGTTTTGATTATAATTTATATAGGTGTTTCTGTGTAGCCCATTCTTAAGATCATAACTTTTCACTGTGCTACCCAGAAATCTCCAAACCCTCTTTGCATTCTTCTGCTGGACTCCAATAATCATACAGTCTTTAGGAGACAGGAAACTCTAGCAAGTAGCTAGGTGGGTACCTTGGAGGGGTTCAGACCCAGAATACATGGGAGCAAACCTTGGGCCTGACCATGCACTAAAATATCAGAAATATCCCATAAATGTCATAAAGGGAAAACTCACAGCAtttagttttctaatatttgGCTGTTTGTTACACTCAAATTGCATAATTGAAGTTTTAGAACTTTGCCATGTTAATCTTATGGTGGGATTACATTCTACATGTGAGATGTGAATTGTTTTAGTTTCTGTACTCTGACCTGGTAGTTCtctatattttcttaatcaaatcAGTATTTATAGAATCCTAAATAAAGTATAAGGTTTGCTATAACAATAAGGAGTAATGTAGCATCATAAGTAAAGTAAAAATGGCATTGTTGTTGGTTTCCTGTTAATTATCCTGTTTCCAAAGAAAAGGTGCTCGCGTTGACTATAATTATTTGTTTGGAGAAAGAATTAGTTGAGCATTGAGATAACATAATGTTGAAATGTCGAGGAGAATGCTTCATTGTTGAACCCGGAAGCAATTTAGTTACTGTTTTTTTACGAGTATTATAGATCTCGTTCCTGACTACAGTTATGTATGCGTTTTACTTGTGAAGAGTGATAACCAGGATCCAAAACAAGGAACAACAGTCCACAATTCTCATGTTATCGCTCTTTCCCAAGTATGTCCGAATAACCTGAATGGAGTTATTCTAACGTAAGTTATTTATTTAAgtcattctttgttttatgttcATATTCATGAGTAGATTTCTTGCATATTTCTAGTACGTATGCTTGTTTCTCATTGGTGTCCGTGATGTATAAGTATTTGAATTTGTGTGAAGGCCTCTTGATCTCTGTGATGCCACATCATCAAGCCCAGATGTTCTTCCGACTGCATATCAAGGTTCTCACACTAGTGGCTTACCAATGGCAAATCAGGGCGCTATGGCGTCATTACTGCCCTCTGGGCCAAATGCCTCATTACAGGGAACTTCTGGTATGGTTCTTGGTAGCAACTTGTCATCACCATCTGGCCCGCTTAGTGCGACAGTCAGGTAGTGTGTAGCTCAAATTGTGACTTTGCCTTTGGGGACCGGTTTATgtatttatttatattgtattaatatttacttttaatttatttattgatgattcCCGTGGTATTCATTATTCATGGTTATAGGGATGGTAGGTACGGTGGTCCAAGGGCATCTACTTTACCAGTTGAAGAGCAGCAAAGAATGCAACACTACAATCAAATGTTATCTGGTAGAAACATTCAGCAGTCCAGCTTGTCCGTACCTGGGGCTCTTCCAGGAGGTACTGATCGTGGTGTTCGAATGGTACCTGGTGCAAATGGTATGGGCATGAtgtgtgggatgaatagaagcACAATGTCAAGGCCAGGGTTTCAGGGAATGGCTTCTTCCTCGATGCTGAATACTGGGAGTATGCTTTCATCCAGTATGGTTGGAATACCAAGTCCTGTAAATATGCACTCTGGAGCTGGTTCTGGTCCAGGAAATTTGATGTTAAGACCTCGCGAGGGTCACATGATGCGGGTGAGTTATTGATACTCAATAGTGTACTAGATTAAGGTTGCTTCTTTAATACAAACATATGGTATGTTGCTTTCTACACTGACTAATTCGAATTGCAAGAATATATCGTCCGAGTCATAGTCTGTACAGTCCTCCTTTAGAATCCAATTGTTAGATATGGCAATAGTCTTTGCAACCAtctgttttatttttatgactTACTTTTATTCCCACCTGTGGGGTGGGAATTGAGAGAAAGGATGTTGCAATCAAATGAGcaaatctctctccctcttcagTTAGCAACTGCATATATGAGTTTGTAGTCCATTTCATTTGGCGCTGTTGGTTTTCCTGCATTTAAAAAGTTGCTCAGACGCACACAAGCGACActcatatttttgttttgaaaaagaTACAGATACTTGTGCATATATGTTTTATCTTTGATTGTGGAATGTGGCGTGCCTTTGCTGCGAATCAATCAAATTAATGTCATCCAATAGCATTCAGCTGCATTTGCATCACTGAAGTTTAATGGTTTGAGTACATGCTGAAACATGAGACTGAGAATAGATGAGCCTCGGTGTTTTGAGTGGaggccttttcttttccttgcatCAAAATACAACTCGAATTCTGAAGTTTTGGTATGTACCCATTTACGTGCTCATTCCAATGGAACATAATTGATTTGTTTCATGGATCAAAACCTTAGCCCCAGACTAAAGTGTTGATTCAGTTACCCTTTTAAGTGAGTCACTTAAATAGTATCTCGCCTATTTGGTGTTTCTAAAATGTTATTGTATGTGCTGAAGACACTATTTTGGAAGgtctcctttttgtttttgctgtTACCCTTTACTGTCTAATTCCGCTTATTTGACGtagagttttttttattatcacAGCCTGCCCATAATCCGGATCACCAAAGGCAACTTATGGCTCCAGAGCTTCAGATGCAGGTCACGCAAGGGAATGGCCAAGGTATTGCTCCGTTCAATGGGTTGAGTTCTGGCTTTCCTAGTCAGACAACTCCATCAGGTGCACAAATGTATCCAGGCCATCCCCAGCAGCAACATCAGTTATCCCCACAACAATCTCATGCAGTCGGCAGCCCTCATCACCCTCATCTTCAAGGCCCCAATCATGTGACAGGGTCGCAGCAGCAAGCCTATGCCATGCGCATGGCTAAAGTGCATCAACAGCGGTttttgcagcagcagcagcagcagtttgCATCATCCAATTCTTTGGTGCCGCATGTCCAACCACAGGCCCAACTCCCCATTTCTTCAACTTTGCAAAATAGTTCCCAGATTCAGTCACAAAGTTCACCTCACCCAGCATCTATGTCCCCTAGTACACCTTCTTCCCCAATGACTCCGGTATCATCCCAACACCAGCAGAAACATCACCTGCCACCTCATGGGATGAGTCGGAATCCTGGTGCAAGCGGGTTGACTAATCAAATAGGGAAGCAACGACAAAGGCCACAACAACATCTTCAGCAATCTGGGAGGCACCACCCTCAGCAGCGGCCATTTGGGCAATCTCAGCAGCAGGCTAAACTTTCGAAGGGAATGGGAAGAGGGAATCCAATGGTGCATCAAAACCTTGCCATCGATCCTATAAACATCTCCATTGATCCATCTCATCTGAATGGGCTTTCGATGCCTCCGGGAAGTCAAGCTCTGGATAAAGGAGAACAGATCATGCAGTTAATGCAAGGTCAAGCTGCATATTCGGGGTCTGGCGTCAACCCAGTAACATCAAAACCATTGGTTCCTCAATCATCAAACAACTCTCCGATGCAGCAAAAGTTGCATTCTAGCTCAGCTACCTCTTCGACGAAGCAACTCCAGCAAAAGCCATCTCATTCTGATAACAGCACTCAAGGCCAGGCACCAGCTGTTCCTTCTGGTCATGCAATATCAGCTTCACATCAATCTGCATCTCCAGCAATTGTGTCTTCCAATCACCAGCAGGTGCAGCCacagcaacagcaacagcaacagAAGCAAGCTAATCAGACTCAACCATATGTTCAGAGAGTCCAGCAGAATCGTCAAGTGAATTCGGAGCTTTCAAGCAAGCCTCCAAATGATTTAGCTTCAGCCGAAGAGCAGCCTGTGAATAGTACTTCTCTAATCGGTTCGAGCATGGCAATTCCTCAGTCCTCTATTGATTCGTCTAATGTAGTACCGGTTTCTTCTGGCATTACTCAATGGAAATCATCAGAAGCAGTATATGATTCTAATCTGCCAAATTCAACTGCTCAAGAGGGTTCacttgggagcccatcaccaaCAAATTCATCTGGGAATGAGCCAGTGCCCCCTTTTAGTCAAGGTTTAGGCCCAAGGCAGTTATCTGGTAACTTTGCCTCTCATGGACATATTGCTGGTGCGCAATGGCAGCAGAAGCAGCTACTGCAAAAGCCTCCTTCGCTACCACCCCTGTCCCAACAACTCTACGAGCAACAAgagcaacagcagcagcaggaaCAAGAATCACCCCAACATCAACTGCCTTTGCCACAGCAGTCTCAGCAACAAATGCAGCATCTGCCAGCAGGGCAAGGTGGTTTGTATATGATGCCTAgtaattcaaaatcagaatgaATGATTCTAAGGAATTGAGAAGCTGCAGCAACTGGTACTGCCAGGGTTGGATCCGCATGCCCTTGTTACACAGTGTACAGGTAATTACTGCTCTTTAAGTCCTCGTATCTTCACAATGTTTAGCCTGATATGTTCCAGTGTGGTATAACATTCAAGAAATAAGATGGTTCTCATATGGTAGGGATTGCAATGCACTTGAAAGTGTAGCTAACGTTATCAGAGTATCAAACTTCCTCTGGCTTAGTAgttcttgattattttcaaATGTTTGGCAATGAAGTGTCATAGGTTTTTTTTACCTCCTGTCGAAAGGACATGCTTTATTttggttgtgtgtgtgtgtttctccATAATAATTTAACTTTGATTCATCTTTGCTTAGTTTTGCATGAGGGCTTGGGTGTTGGCTCATATTGCATTATGTTGGTGCAAATACTTCCCCGGATTGCCTAGTTGATCATATGGGATATATGGTGCTCCATCTCAGTATAAAGTATCTGATTTAAGGGTTGGGTTTAATGCAGATGAAGCTGATTATTCCATGAGGGCATCAACGGAATTAGGTGGTCATTGCATTGGCAGGTTTTGTTATGGCTTTAGCTGAACTGCTGAAGTGATACTGCAGGGCATTTCCCTTTGTTTTGGGAATCATGTAAATTACCACTGGGCTAGAGCTCTGGGAAGATAGACCAATATAGAGGTATGTGTACAGGGTCTTATCTTTCCCTTTCTAGTTTCTAGTgcctttttcatttatttttttctttcttttgtttattttcccTGGTCTCCTTGCTAATTTGTGAGGGACCTTATTTCTTTTTGGCCCAGTAGATTAGTGCATGTATTATTACCCTTTCAGATTAAGGGGGTGCAATCATTTTTATGGGCAAAGCCTTTGGAAATTTTGTGAATATTAGATGTCTGGTGTATACATTGGTCAATGGAATTAGAAACTGTCACTGCCATGCGCCCCTGTGGAACAATTGTAATCTGTACTGGTTCTCAAATCTATAATGCAACGAGTCTTTATAGTTGGTTGATCCAAATCTGATACTTCTTTTTGAACACCTAATTGTTTCTGTTGAGGTTTATGTTGGGAGCACATGCAAAAACATTGAGGAAAACAAAAGTAATAATAATAGTGGATCCTCTTCTGGCGATCGGCATTTATTTTCCTTGTTCATCTTTAATGAGCAGTCGAATGTTTTGTATCACTCATCTTAAACGGAATCTTACGCTGTGAACCAAAATCATTTCTAGTTTCTTAGAACTGCTTAGTGCATAACAAAAATGGGAAACCAACTGGTGTCTAGCAGACTCTGCCCCAGCAAAGCAAACCTAGCAAataaaacaaggaaaacaaacccAGCAAATTTTGTTCAaacttttatatatttattcttcatGGAAAACCATCAATCTTTAGAAATGATTCAGCTAGGCACACAAAATAGCAAACCGCCCGACAAATGCACTACCAATGTACCTGTACCTttctagcaaaaaaaaaaaaacgtagtAAAACACTAAAAcctaaaaagtagaaaataaaaTTCCCAGGCCTGAAAAAACAGAGATCCATTCGGGACCCTTATATGCTGTTCTACGACACCACCCTACGCAGAGAGGGGAGTCTGTAGATACCATTCTCACATTACCAGCCCCTCTTGCTTTTGTCATGCTGCGCAGCAGCTTGCTTCTTTCATTTCCCTCTATCCTTTGCATAGTTCACGCAATGGGAAATCATCATCATTCTTGAACTTAGTTCTTGACTTAAACGCTCTcaggttttcttcttcttcaccagcACGATGACAAGTGTATCTGCAACTAAAGGAACAGCTAGTTGTGGTATGAAAGGAAGAATCATGGATTCGGTAGTAATGACAGGTTCGCCCGTTCTGGCCTTCTTGTCCATGTTCGGTAGGGGCATGGAGTCCTTGTGCACCCCCCCAGAACTGAAGCCCTAAACAGGGCAGGAGCTGCAACCACTTGGAGTGGTGCCATGTCAGGCATAGGCTGGAAGATCTGTGATCGGAAAGCAAGACATTGGACTGTAAAGCACGAAATACATAGTAAAGACAAGGTTTCAGTTTCCCAAGATTACAGACCCGTGCTTGAAAAACCAAGTTATCGTCGGGTGGGAAGGACTCCCTGATTTGTGTCGCCCTTTAGGGATGATGAAGCCGTTGAGAAATTGAAAGTACTCAGGGTGGCACCAAAACATGGGATATTAGGATCCAAATCCCCGAACAGCCAGAAGGATAATGCTCTAAGAGGCTGCAGGTTTTGCAACCTCCAACAACAAACTTAAACTTGAGCTTGACCACTGTTTTAACCGCCCATTAGCCGTGTTTCAGATAAATAAGGGAAGAGCAACTTTACCTCTTCCGATGCTAGGATGAACTCACTATGGTACGTAGCTGCCCCATCATCATCAACACCGGGATAAGGCCATAGATTTGCACATTGCACACTTACTCCAAAGCCTTGCAGAGGCACACTGCAAAGGGGTTGCGACCGTCAAATGGAGCCACAGCTAAATTAAGTACGTTAAAAAACCAAGGACCACCATTGATGGTGTCGTCCCTTTCTCCCTTGCGCTTAAAATCAAATACGTACATAGAGGCCAAAACCATGATGTCGGTTTAAGAGCCTGTTACAAAAGCTGCACAAGAGATTGTAACCGTGACAGCTTTGTGATCCACCTTATGAGAAGATGTTCCAcatcaaaatcggatttcagaGCAATCGCGGTGGCCCCAAAATCAATGACGCCATTATTGGAGATCGCAAGGGAAATAGCAAACCTAACATATGTATCTCTTCAACCATGGTTTCGTTAAGGAAAGAGTTGCTAGGCAACCATGGTTTCTGCGTTTTTTAGATCAAAGTGGTCCAAATGTGAGATAGTGCTAAATTTTTAGGATGAAAGTCTTAATCTGCACTAATTTGAGGTATTTCTTGTGCAATAAGTGATTATtactatataattttttttattttttttgaaaatgtacCATATGATCTATTTAAATGCCACTAGTTCTTAGACAATGATATGTGCTGAGCCGGTTAGCCCTATCAATTTCCCCTGTCGTTATGTTAACCACATAATTATTACCAtattcattaaattttttttttttgaaatgaccaTATTCATTCATTAATTGTCATGAATTATGAAT
Coding sequences:
- the LOC112172241 gene encoding chromatin modification-related protein EAF1 B isoform X1; its protein translation is MHGCGSGSALLVNAEVDSMGGVVDGGVGVGLKTSPRRAAIEKAQAELRQEYDVREERRRELEFLEKGGNPLDFKFGNAASVSVQSTSLTDQHPEQFVTSEAKGSFALTASPRGDSVESSGRPEVPTLCEPNSADNLLLFDGDNDTPEGERKSMHISRRNKIAPSEQSSQMDGTQNAKESEDSAIFRPYARRNRSRPNRDGTRSSSTDVQGRGGQGSSLPSRGTLKNPKGPVFETNNQKDQNIPSVTNLKSVKSNGDFASRVATSDNQLDMDFDGVQAPEIFTGPAKDSAEKKLDVTATESLKESQHNQPSQTDTQEIPIAAVSGRSDEREPLASSVLECLRCEATTKTEIDISSVQVNGFSNLNRESKSVPNEGQISSAAGTKGLDSESSCTQTSVGLDVNNDTDVCTTRNADNANIMETSDVDGAQNPAGDEMLLEKNESRAVDSSPMINDPHASDFQNNRSGNTEVKVEEDMNESRSEVRNEVKLHPNTEGEQQSGCTVSEAEKKLDDVVDNGSNIKKENSSGRPQTPQDLSMCEPPETILPGIDSAKGSDCQTSSSHFKVVDKAHEDSILEEARMIEAKRKRIAELSVRSLPSENHRKSQWDFVLEEMSWLANDFAQERLWKLTAAAQICHRVAFTSRLRIEEQQQQWGIKKVAHTLANAVNQFWHSAGTLLYADDSSDCHNITKSNLNSSKEPCKELELQWSNNFSLSMQRYAVRFLKYNSSLGPQLQAQAPATPERLSDLGITEMSWEDHLTEENLFYAVPSGALETYRRSIESHLVQCERTSSSMQEEVDTSTYEAGAEFDSRETSAYDEDEGEITCTYYLPGAFEGSKSSTFNQKKRKYYKSYNPRTHEAGADFPYGQTANQQFMLMGKRPASLNVGSIPTKRVRTASRQRVVSPFGAGATGNVQAQIKTDASSGDTNSFQDDQSTLPGGSQFPRSMEVESVRDFEKHPQCDYAETSKHKKKKKAKHLVSAYDQVWQVDSPTHNEQRDHSKKRLESHHFESNGTFGLYGQHNAKRLKISKQSLDNTYDGITPMTGSIPSPVASQMSNMTNPSKLMKLIGGRDKGRKAKSMKMPVGQPGSGSPWSLFEDQALVVLVHDMGPNWELISDAINSTLHLKCIFRKPKECKERHKILMDLNTGDGADSAEDSGSSQPYPSTIPGIPKGSARQLFQRLQEPMEEDTLKSHFERIIKIGQKHHYRRSQSDNQDPKQGTTVHNSHVIALSQVCPNNLNGVILTPLDLCDATSSSPDVLPTAYQGSHTSGLPMANQGAMASLLPSGPNASLQGTSGMVLGSNLSSPSGPLSATVRDGRYGGPRASTLPVEEQQRMQHYNQMLSGRNIQQSSLSVPGALPGGTDRGVRMVPGANGMGMMCGMNRSTMSRPGFQGMASSSMLNTGSMLSSSMVGIPSPVNMHSGAGSGPGNLMLRPREGHMMRPAHNPDHQRQLMAPELQMQVTQGNGQGIAPFNGLSSGFPSQTTPSGAQMYPGHPQQQHQLSPQQSHAVGSPHHPHLQGPNHVTGSQQQAYAMRMAKVHQQRFLQQQQQQFASSNSLVPHVQPQAQLPISSTLQNSSQIQSQSSPHPASMSPSTPSSPMTPVSSQHQQKHHLPPHGMSRNPGASGLTNQIGKQRQRPQQHLQQSGRHHPQQRPFGQSQQQAKLSKGMGRGNPMVHQNLAIDPINISIDPSHLNGLSMPPGSQALDKGEQIMQLMQGQAAYSGSGVNPVTSKPLVPQSSNNSPMQQKLHSSSATSSTKQLQQKPSHSDNSTQGQAPAVPSGHAISASHQSASPAIVSSNHQQVQPQQQQQQQKQANQTQPYVQRVQQNRQVNSELSSKPPNDLASAEEQPVNSTSLIGSSMAIPQSSIDSSNVVPVSSGITQWKSSEAVYDSNLPNSTAQEGSLGSPSPTNSSGNEPVPPFSQGLGPRQLSGNFASHGHIAGAQWQQKQLLQKPPSLPPLSQQLYEQQEQQQQQEQESPQHQLPLPQQSQQQMQHLPAGQGGLYMMPSNSKSE